A genomic stretch from Ureibacillus composti includes:
- a CDS encoding LLM class flavin-dependent oxidoreductase: MKYGFWLPIFGGWLRNVEDENMPPTFDYAKEVIQSAEKWGYDTTLIAELYLNDVKGIEKDSIEAWSTAAALAAVTEKIEIMTAVRPVFHNPAVTAKMAANIDHISKGRFTLNIVSGWWAEEAKQYGGEFSEHDERYERTEEFIEVLKGLWTEDTFSFDGKYYHIENTNLSPKPVQRPNPILYAGGESEKGKQVISSLCDAYVLHGHTVEEAKEKIDDMRARRREAGREPFRSIGMAAYVICRDTEEEAQEELKRITTIDDLSGYAGFKDFTSKSQLEQQIQLQDYSVSNRGLRPNLIGTPDQIAKQILEFERVGVDLLLLQCSPQLEEMERFSKQVMPKVEELRAALTKN; this comes from the coding sequence ATGAAGTACGGATTTTGGTTACCAATTTTCGGTGGATGGTTAAGAAATGTAGAGGATGAAAATATGCCTCCTACATTCGATTATGCAAAAGAAGTGATCCAATCAGCAGAAAAATGGGGTTATGATACTACATTAATTGCTGAATTATATCTAAATGATGTTAAAGGTATAGAAAAAGATTCTATAGAGGCTTGGTCAACTGCTGCAGCACTCGCTGCGGTTACTGAAAAAATTGAGATTATGACAGCCGTTCGTCCAGTATTTCATAATCCAGCTGTTACAGCAAAAATGGCTGCAAATATTGATCATATAAGTAAGGGCCGTTTCACACTAAACATTGTTTCTGGTTGGTGGGCTGAAGAGGCTAAACAATACGGCGGTGAATTTAGTGAGCATGATGAACGCTATGAACGAACAGAAGAGTTCATTGAAGTTTTAAAAGGGCTATGGACGGAAGATACATTTTCATTCGATGGTAAATATTATCATATTGAAAATACCAACCTATCACCAAAGCCCGTGCAAAGACCAAATCCAATTCTTTATGCAGGTGGAGAAAGTGAAAAAGGGAAACAGGTTATTTCATCGCTATGTGATGCCTATGTTCTTCACGGTCATACCGTAGAAGAGGCAAAGGAAAAAATTGATGATATGAGAGCTCGAAGAAGAGAAGCTGGTCGAGAGCCTTTCCGCTCCATTGGGATGGCAGCTTATGTAATTTGCCGTGACACTGAGGAAGAAGCACAAGAAGAATTAAAACGTATTACAACGATAGATGACCTAAGTGGATATGCTGGGTTTAAGGACTTCACTTCCAAATCACAGCTAGAGCAACAAATTCAGCTCCAAGATTATTCTGTTTCGAACCGTGGTCTCCGTCCAAACTTAATTGGAACACCAGATCAAATTGCAAAACAAATTTTGGAATTTGAAAGAGTAGGAGTAGATCTATTGTTATTACAATGCTCCCCACAGTTAGAGGAAATGGAGCGTTTCTCTAAACAAGTAATGCCAAAAGTAGAAGAACTAAGAGCAGCTTTAACGAAAAACTAA